The DNA segment CCGGGCCGTGAATCGCGCGCCCAAGGTTGCGCGTGCAGGTTGGCGCCGCAATGCTAAAGGAGAACCGTCATGCCGAAGAATGTCATCGTAGCCCAATCTGGCGGGCCGAGCCCCGTCATCAACAGTTCGTTGCGCGGCGTCGTCGAGACCTGCAAGATGTTTCCGGAAACCTTTGGGACGATCTACGCGGGCTGGCACGGCATCGAAGGCGTCCTGAAAGAAGTACTGCTGGACATCTCCGCGCAGGACGAGGAGGAGATCGCGCTCCTGCGCTACACGCCCGCCGCGGGCGCCATCGGCACCTGCCGTTACAAGCTCAAGAAGGACCGGCCGGAGGACTTCCAGCGCGTCATCGACGTTTTCAAGGCGCACCATATCGGCTATTTCTTCTACAACGGCGGCAATGACTCGATGGACACCGCGCACAAGGTGGCGCAGGTCGCTAAGGAACAGGGACTGGATCTCGTCGCCGTGGGCGTGCCCAAGACCATCGATAACGACGTCGGCGACGCCGCCTTCAAACTCATCGACCACACTCCCGGCTACGGCAGCGTGGCCCGCTACTGGATGGGCATGGTGCAGAACGCGAATGAAGAGAACGCGGGATCATGCCCGGCGGACCCGGTGCTCGTCATGCAGGCCATGGGCCGCAAGATCGGCTTTATCCCGGCGGCGGCGCGGCTCGCGGACCCCAAGCGCGAAATGCCGCTCCAGATCTACCTGGCTGAATCGAAGGTGAGCGCGGAAGAGCTTTGCGACAACGTCAACGATCAGCTCAAGCGCGACGGCCGCTGCATCATCGTCGTCAGCGAGGGCTTTGACGCCGGCGAACTGGGCGAGACAAAAGACAGCTTCGGCCACACGCAATTCAGCGCATCCAAGATCACCGTGGCGCAGAAGGTCGTTAATCTGCTGAACGAGCACAAGCTGCCTGTCCCCGGCAGCGCCCGCGGGCAGGTGCCCGGCACGGACCAGCGCGACACCTGCCTTTACGCCTCCATCATCGACCTCGACGAAGCGTACAAGGTGGGTCAGCAAGCGGCGCTCATCGCCCAGTCCGGCGAAAACGGCTGGATGGCGACGATCCTGCGCGAGCCCGGCATCATCTACAACGTGCGCTATGACAAAGCGCCGCTCGAGCAGGTAGCGAATTCGGAGCGCACATTCCCGGAGGCGTGGATCGCGCCCGGCAAGACGGACGTCACCGATGATTTTGTGCGCTATGCGCGCCCGCTGATCGGCGAGGACTGGGCCAGCGTGCCCGTGGTCAATGGCCGCCAGCGGTTCACCCGGTTCAGACCCGTTTTCGCGGAAAAGAAGCTGCCCGAATACACCCTGCGACCGTCGAAAAAGTGAGAACCGCGAGTGTGGCAAGCAGTGGCACGGCAGCAAGAGGCATGTTATCCTGAGGAAGAAGACCGAGTGTGACGCATGAACCGGCGTGTTGAGCTGGAGCAAGACCCAGGGACCGGCGAATACGCGGCGTGACGTCAGTAGCGTACTTGGGCTGATTACGGACGTCTTCGCGGAAACGAGGTCATGACTGAAATGGCCGCTTGGGAATACAAGACGCTTGCGCTACGAGTGAAAGAGGGCATGTGCGACCCGGAGGCGCTGGATACGGCGCTGAACCGCATCGGCGCGGATGGCTGGGAACTGGTCACCGTGACCTGTTTACAGCACGCAGGCGAAACGACGATGCTCGTGCATCATCTGCGCCGGCCCGGCGAACCTGCGCGCCGCATCGGATTCCACGCGTAACCCAACGCGCTCGTCCTGTGGCCGCGTTCTCGCTCGGCGCTTCGCGTGTCTGGCAGGCCGTGAGTGCGCTATACTGGCGCCATTGAAACGGGTCGCGGCGCCAATCTGGGCGCGCACGGGGGGAAGGACTGGCAGAGAGCACAGGAGCAACGGCGGCTGCCATGTCGCAAGATGCCGCCCACGTCCCGTTAAACTATCGTGAAAATAAAAGGAGCAATTGAAACATGGCACACGCGGACATTGGACTGATCGGACTGGCGGTGATGGGCGAGAACCTCGTCCTGAACATGGAAAGCAAGGGTTTCACCGTCGCGGTATACAACCGCACGGTGTCAAAGGTGGACGCCTTCGTCAAAGGGCGCGGCAAGGGCAAGAAATTCATTGGCTGCCACGACATTGCCGCATTGACGGCCAGCCTGAAGCGCCCGCGCAAGGTCATGCTGCTCGTGAAGGCCGGCCAGGCGGTCGATGATTTTATCGAGAAGCTCCTCCCCCACCTCGAACCCGGCGACATCATCATTGACGGCGGCAATTCGCATTTCCCCGACACAATCCGCCGCACGAAGCTGGTCGAGAGCAAGGGGCTTCTCTACATCGGCACGGGCGTATCCGGCGGCGAGGAGGGCGCGCTGCTCGGGCCGTCGATGATGCCAGGAGGCTCGCCCGCCGCGTGGCAGCACGTGAAGGACATCTTCCAGGCCGTCTGCGCGAAGACGGACGCGGGTGAACCCTGTTGCGACTGGGTCGGCGAAAACGGCGCGGGCCATTTCGTGAAGATGGTCCATAACGGAATCGAATATGGCGATATGCAAATGATCTGCGAGACGTACCATCTGATGCACGCCGGACTGGGCATGAGCAACGAGGAAATGCACCAGGTTTTCGCCGAGTGGAACCAGGGTGAGCTGGACTCCTATCTCATCGAGATTACCCGTGACATTCTCGGATACCACGATGAGGAGGGCCGCAACGTCGTGGACCTGATCCTCGACACCGCGGGCCAGAAGGGTACCGGTAAATGGACAGTGGTGGCCGCGTTGGATGAAGGCCAGCCGCTGACGCTCATCGGCGAGGCGGTGTTTGCCCGGTGCCTGTCCGCAATCAAGAACGAGCGCGTGGCGGCGTCCCGCGTCCTGCGAAGTGACGTCAGCCCGTTCCAGGGCGACAAGCAGGCGTTCGTCGACGACCTGCGCCGGGCGCTGTATGCGTCCAAGATCATCAGCTATGCGCAAGGCTACCAGCTGATGCGGTCCGCGGCCAAGACCTACGGTTGGAACCTGAACTACGGCGGCATCGCGTTGATGTGGCGCGGCGGTTGCATCATCCGTTCCGCGTTTCTGGGAAAGATCAAGGAAGCGTTTGACCGCAATCCCAATCTCGACAACCTCCTCCTGGATCCGTTTTTCGCGGACGCGGTCACGAAGGCGCAGGCGTCGTGGCGTAATGTGGTCACAACCGCGGTAGCCTTGGGTATCCCCGTCCCTGCCATTAGTTCGGCACTGGCCTTCTTCGACGGCTACCGGAGCGAACGGCTGCCCGCAAATCTGCTCCAGGCGCAGCGCGATTATTTCGGCGCGCATACGTACGAGCGCGTCGACAAGCCGCGCGGCGAATTCTTCCACACCAACTGGACGGGCCGCGGCGGTTCGACCGCGGCATCCACGTATGTCGTGTAACAAGTTGCCCGTGCGGCTGAACTTCGAGGTCACTGTCGAGGATTTTGCCGCGTTCGGGCAGTATTTCTACAAACATACGGCCGAAGGGAGACGCGGCATGCGGCGCATGCTCTTCCTCGGCCTGGTGCTCGCGGCGGTTTTCATCTATTCCGAATATGACCGGTTCGCGCGCGGCGGACGCGACACGCTGCAAACGTGGGTCGCGCCCGCCATCGCGCTCGCTCTGTTGTTGGGCGCGTACGGCGCGTACCTGTGGCTGCTGCGGCCCGCGGTCATACGCTGGGCCTGCCGCGGCACGGCGCTGCGCGAAACGCTCGGCCCTACGACGCTGGTCCTCGAGAGAAACGGCATCTCGATAGAGAACGCGCACGGAAAAGGCCGAATCGCGTGGGCCGAAATTCTCGACGCGGCGGAGACGCCGTCCCACATCTTCCTCATCATCGGCCACTTGCGCGCGTTTATCATCCC comes from the Candidatus Hydrogenedentota bacterium genome and includes:
- a CDS encoding diphosphate--fructose-6-phosphate 1-phosphotransferase, with protein sequence MPKNVIVAQSGGPSPVINSSLRGVVETCKMFPETFGTIYAGWHGIEGVLKEVLLDISAQDEEEIALLRYTPAAGAIGTCRYKLKKDRPEDFQRVIDVFKAHHIGYFFYNGGNDSMDTAHKVAQVAKEQGLDLVAVGVPKTIDNDVGDAAFKLIDHTPGYGSVARYWMGMVQNANEENAGSCPADPVLVMQAMGRKIGFIPAAARLADPKREMPLQIYLAESKVSAEELCDNVNDQLKRDGRCIIVVSEGFDAGELGETKDSFGHTQFSASKITVAQKVVNLLNEHKLPVPGSARGQVPGTDQRDTCLYASIIDLDEAYKVGQQAALIAQSGENGWMATILREPGIIYNVRYDKAPLEQVANSERTFPEAWIAPGKTDVTDDFVRYARPLIGEDWASVPVVNGRQRFTRFRPVFAEKKLPEYTLRPSKK
- a CDS encoding DUF4177 domain-containing protein — encoded protein: MTEMAAWEYKTLALRVKEGMCDPEALDTALNRIGADGWELVTVTCLQHAGETTMLVHHLRRPGEPARRIGFHA
- the gnd gene encoding decarboxylating NADP(+)-dependent phosphogluconate dehydrogenase, translated to MAHADIGLIGLAVMGENLVLNMESKGFTVAVYNRTVSKVDAFVKGRGKGKKFIGCHDIAALTASLKRPRKVMLLVKAGQAVDDFIEKLLPHLEPGDIIIDGGNSHFPDTIRRTKLVESKGLLYIGTGVSGGEEGALLGPSMMPGGSPAAWQHVKDIFQAVCAKTDAGEPCCDWVGENGAGHFVKMVHNGIEYGDMQMICETYHLMHAGLGMSNEEMHQVFAEWNQGELDSYLIEITRDILGYHDEEGRNVVDLILDTAGQKGTGKWTVVAALDEGQPLTLIGEAVFARCLSAIKNERVAASRVLRSDVSPFQGDKQAFVDDLRRALYASKIISYAQGYQLMRSAAKTYGWNLNYGGIALMWRGGCIIRSAFLGKIKEAFDRNPNLDNLLLDPFFADAVTKAQASWRNVVTTAVALGIPVPAISSALAFFDGYRSERLPANLLQAQRDYFGAHTYERVDKPRGEFFHTNWTGRGGSTAASTYVV
- a CDS encoding YcxB family protein yields the protein MSCNKLPVRLNFEVTVEDFAAFGQYFYKHTAEGRRGMRRMLFLGLVLAAVFIYSEYDRFARGGRDTLQTWVAPAIALALLLGAYGAYLWLLRPAVIRWACRGTALRETLGPTTLVLERNGISIENAHGKGRIAWAEILDAAETPSHIFLIIGHLRAFIIPKRAFNDDTAASACFRMVQECLNEARPG